Sequence from the Magnetovibrio sp. genome:
CCGTGGCGCTGCCGATGGTCGGCAAACCCAAGGCCTCCGCTACGCCCGCAACGGTGTGCGGCACGTCGGTCGCCATGCACATGACGCCATCCAGCAAGCGTTGTTCACGATGAAATTTGACCGCCTCCGCCGTGGTTTGCTCGACACTGTAGGTGTCGGCGATCAGTTTGGCGTCGGCGTAGGCAAAACCCGGCGCATTCGGATTGCGGTCGCTGACGGCGACGAACAGGCCCATGTCCTTGGCCATGCGGATGCCGGGCACGGCTTGCACGCCGCCGCCAACCATGAGCAAGGCGCGGCTCAAAAGTAGAGCCCCCCGTTGACATTGATGGTCTGCGCCGTGATGTATGACGATTTGTCGGATGCGAGATACACCACCGCATCGGCGACTTCATCGGGTGTGCCGAAGCGCTTCATCACCACGTTTTTGGCAGCCTCTTGCACCGCTGCGGATTGCATTCCGGCGGCGGCCATTTCGGATTCGATCAAGCCCGCCGCGACGGTGTTGCAGCGAATGTTGTCAGGTGCGCCGAAGCGTGCGATCACCTGCCCCAAAGAGATCAGGCCCGCCTTGGACGCCGCGTAATGCGCGGTACGCGGGCCACCGTATTGGCCGCTGACGGAACCGATGTTGACGATCGATCCGCCGCCGCGTTTTTTGAGGAACGCCAAGACCTCTTGTGCGCAGATGAACGGACCCTTGAGGTTCACGCCCAAGATTTCGTCCCAGTCTTCATCGGTGATCTGATCGAAATCGGTGGGATTGTTGATGCCCGCATTGTTGACCAAGATGTCGATGCCACCGAGATCGCGTTCCGCCTGGTCATAGGCCGCGCGCATGGCGGCGCGGTCGCGCACATCGGCTTGAACGGCGATGGCTTTGCGTCCTTGGGCGGCGATGTCTGCACACACGGCTTGGGCCATGTCGGCA
This genomic interval carries:
- a CDS encoding 3-oxoacyl-ACP reductase family protein, which codes for MLLAGKIAFVTGASRGIGAAIAKGLAAAGADVALSYQSNADMAQAVCADIAAQGRKAIAVQADVRDRAAMRAAYDQAERDLGGIDILVNNAGINNPTDFDQITDEDWDEILGVNLKGPFICAQEVLAFLKKRGGGSIVNIGSVSGQYGGPRTAHYAASKAGLISLGQVIARFGAPDNIRCNTVAAGLIESEMAAAGMQSAAVQEAAKNVVMKRFGTPDEVADAVVYLASDKSSYITAQTINVNGGLYF